From one Lolium rigidum isolate FL_2022 chromosome 4, APGP_CSIRO_Lrig_0.1, whole genome shotgun sequence genomic stretch:
- the LOC124649098 gene encoding indole-2-monooxygenase-like, with amino-acid sequence MAPYVEVMYQLMHETPLQLQALLLLFFILLLHLATITSSRNKAKRLPPSPPGLPVIGHLHLVGDLPHVSLCNLSRTHAPDGLMLLRLGAVPNLVVSSPRAAEAIMRTHDHLFASRPPSNIAAVLLYGPSSGIGFSPYGEHWRQARKLVTTHLFSVKKVQSYRVARLHEVKQVMARISEAAASNAAVDLGETMNAYANDMVCRAVSGKFFRAEGRNKLFRELVEANTALLGGFNLKDYFPRLAILNRFVSNKAEQAHRRWDELLETIISDHEKNSMHQENGTGEQEDTDFTDVLLSVQQEFRGITRDHIKAILMDIFAAGTETSALVLESAMAELIRNPQLMIKLQSEVRNNTPRGQELVEEENLSGMKYLKAVVKETLRLYPPVPLLLPHLAMADCKVDGYTIPAGTRAIINSWALGRYPGSWEKPEEFVPERFLEGGATAAVDLRGKDFQFVPFGAGRRICPGLNFGLATVEIMLANLAYFFDWELPAGVKKEDVDMAEVFGLTVRRKEKLMLLPRTHIAV; translated from the exons ATGGCTCCTTACGTAGAGGTTATGTACCAACTGATGCATGAGACACCTCTGCAGCTGCAAGCATTGCTACTGCTCTTTTTCATACTACTACTGCACCTGGCCACCATAACCAGCAGCAGAAACAAAGCAAAGCGTCTGCCTCCTTCCCCTCCGGGGCTCCCTGTCATAGGCCATCTCCACCTCGTCGGTGACCTCCCTCATGTCTCCCTCTGCAACCTCTCTAGGACGCACGCCCCCGACGGCCTCATgctcctccgcctcggcgccgTCCCGAACCTCGTGGTGTCATCCCCGCGCGCCGCCGAGGCGATCATGCGGACGCACGACCACCTCTTCGCGTCCCGCCCGCCGTCCAATATCGCCGCGGTGCTGCTGTACGGGCCATCGTCGGGCATCGGTTTTTCCCCATACGGCGAGCACTGGCGGCAGGCGAGGAAGCTCGTCACCACCCACCTCTTCAGCGTTAAAAAGGTCCAGTCGTACCGCGTCGCCCGTCTACACGAG GTGAAACAGGTGATGGCAAGGATAAGTGAGGCGGCGGCTTCCAACGCGGCCGTCGACCTGGGCGAGACGATGAACGCGTACGCCAACGACATGGTGTGCCGCGCCGTGTCGGGCAAGTTCTTCAGGGCGGAAGGCCGGAACAAGTTGTTCAGAGAGCTGGTCGAGGCAAACACGGCTCTCCTCGGAGGGTTTAACCTCAAGGACTACTTCCCAAGACTAGCCATTCTCAATAGGTTCGTCTCCAACAAGGCCGAGCAGGCCCACAGGAGATGGGACGAATTGCTCGAGACCATAATCAGCGATCACGAGAAGAACTCGATGCACCAAGAGAACGGGACCGGTGAGCAAGAAGATACTGACTTTACCGACGTGTTGCTATCGGTTCAGCAAGAGTTCCGGGGTATCACCAGAGACCACATCAAGGCCATCCTAATG GACATTTTCGCCGCGGGCACGGAAACGTCGGCTTTGGTCTTAGAatccgccatggccgagctcatacgcaatcctcaactcatgatcaagctgcaATCGGAGGTAAGAAACAACACTCCCAGGGGACAAGAACTCGTCGAGGAAGAGAACCTTTCCGGCATGAAGTATTTGAAGGCCGTGGTGAAGGAGACGCTCAGGCTGTACCCACCGGTGCCACTCCTTCTCCCTCACCTGGCCATGGCTGACTGCAAGGTCGACGGCTACACGATTCCTGCTGGAACACGAGCCATCATCAACTCGTGGGCTCTCGGCAGATACCCTGGCTCCTGGGAGAAACCAGAGGAGTTCGTGCCAGAGAGGTTCCTCGAGGGTGGTGCCACAGCAGCGGTGGACCTGAGGGGAAAGGACTTCCAGTTCGTGCCATTTGGGGCTGGCCGGAGGATCTGTCCTGGACTCAACTTCGGGTTGGCTACAGTCGAGATCATGCTGGCGAACCTGGCGTACTTCTTCGACTGGGAGCTTCCGGCTGGTGTGAAGAAGGAGGACGTCGATATGGCGGAGGTGTTTGGCCTCACGGTTCGTAGGAAGGAGAAGCTCATGCTTCTCCCGAGAACCCATATAGCCGTGTGA